The sequence below is a genomic window from Longimicrobium sp..
CTCGCCGTTGTCGATGCGGATATTGAACCCGCACTCGGGGTTGGTGCACACCCAGGCCTTGTAGGTGATGGGCGCACCGTCGCGGCCATAGTCCGACAGCGGCAGCAGCACGCCCTGGCTGCACTTTCGGCACTGCGGAAACTCACGCTCGTCCGGCATGGCCTCTCCCCCTCCCCTGAAGGTTCTCACCGCCCCACACACACGGACGGGGGCTGCGCGCCGCAAGGGCTGTTCCAGCCAGGGCGCGAAGAAACGTGGTGGAACTCGGGTGTTTTGGGGGAAGATGCGGGTCAGGAATCCTGCGTCTGGCGCGAGCAGCACCAGGGATAGTTCTGCTCGAAGGCGTCGCGGAAGCAGAACACGCCCTCGAAGTCGCGCACACAGTCGCCGTCCTGCTTTACGAGCACCCCGCAGTCCACCAGCGCGAACACCAGCTCGCCCAGGTCGCGGGTGGTGCGGATGCCCCAGTACTCCAGGACGGAGCGGGCCATCAGCCCGAAGCGCTCGATCGCCAGGTCGCGGGCCCCTTCGGCCAGCTCGCGGCCGGTGATGTGGCGGGCCTCACCCACGCGCTCGATGGTGAAGTGGAGGGCGGCAAGGATGAAGAGGTACGCGGTTTCGTGATACGCGGGGTTGCGTTTCCTCAACCGCTCCATGATGGGCTCGGCGAGCACGGCTCCATCCATCCCGGGTCTCCTTCAGGTGCGCTCTGGCGCGCGCGCCGGGCCCGGTAGAGGAGGGCCGGCAATCACGTTTCAGGGGGGTCCGCGGGTGCGCCGCGGAGTGAACACGCGTAGGAATACGCCGATCAGGTTTTCGCGTTCCGATAGAGCACGCATTCGCCCCCGCGCTCCGGTGCAACGGCGCCCGCCGTCGCCTCCCGCAGCTCGTCCGCGAGGGCCTGGACGCGGCCCCGCGGCAGGGTGAAATCCACCGTCCCTGCGTTGCCCTCGGGCGCGTAGCCGTGCTCCACCTCCTCCGCCCCGCCGCGCTCCAGCGCCCGCATGACCGCGGCCGTGTGCTCGTACGCGTAGCGCACGGCCAGCCGCTCGGCGTACGTGCCCACGCGCCGGGGCGCCGCCTGCAGCGACGCGGCGGCCGCGTCGCCGTACGCGCGCACCAGCCCGCCGACCCCCAGCTTGGTTCCGCCATAGTAGCGGGTGACGATCACCACGCAGTCGGTGAGCCCCGCGCCCTCGATGGCCGCCAAGATGGGTGGGCCCGCGCTGCCACCGGGCTCGCCCCCGTCGTTCGCCCGCCGCGTTCCGCCGCGCAGCGACCACGCCGAGCAGTGGTGGGTGGCGTCCCACAGGGCCTTGCCGCGGTCGGCGAGAATGGCGCGCGCTTCTGCCTCGCTCTCCACCGGCGCCGCGTAGGCCAGGAACGTCGAGGCCTTTTCGCGCATCTGCGCCTCGGCGGGCGCGGCGAGGGTGGTGAAGGTGTCGGACACGAGGGAAGTGCGAGAGTGCGAGAGTCCGGACAGGCCTCAGTCCGGGAAGCTGAACAGCGAGGCGGAGAGGGGGCGGCGGGAGCTGCGGCGCAGCTGTGCGTCTTCGCCCGCGTTGTTGCGGCCTACGGCCTGCCCGATGCCCAGCGTCACCGTCAGCCTGCGGCCGGGGACGCCGCCGACGAGCGGCGTGGCCACGTCCAGTCGGTAGGTGCGCCGCGACCCCGGGGGGAACGCCGCCCGCAATCCCACGCCCACGCTCATGGCCACGGGTGAGCTGGCCGCGAAGGCATCGCCCCCCGCCCACATCTTGCCCACGTCCACGAACGCCGCCGAGCCCAGGTCGAAGAGCCGCGCGTTCGGCCAGCCCAGGTACGCGCGGTGCTCCAGCGTGGCGACCGCCCGCCGCTCGCCCGGGTACGCGTGAGCGGGAAGCCCCCGCACCCCGGCCCGGTGCCCCAGCGTGAGCTGAAACGGCACCCGCGTGCGGAACCCGCCCACGGCCGAGACCGCCGCCACGAAGGTGTGCCGCGACTCCGCGTGCGGGCGCCAGTACGCCCAGCCGTCGAACTGGCCGAACAGGTCGCGCCATTCCGAACGCCCCGGGTCCGCGCCGTAGTCGCGCCGTCCCTCCGCCGTCGCGCGCACCCCCGCCAGCACGCCGGGAATCAGGTCTCCCGCCGCCATCACCCCCACCGCCACCGACAGGTCGTCGTCGGTGGAGAGCGCCGACAGGCTGCGGCCCACGCCGGCCTCCACGTCGATGCCCATGCGCACGTCTTCGGTGCCGTGGACGGCGTCCAGCCCGCGAAGGCGCTTGAAGTACACGCTGCGGTGCCCCGCCAGGAACACCACGCGCACGCTGGACAGCGTGTCCAGCCCGGTCACCGGTACCGGGTCTACCTGCAGCGGCGGCTTCGCCGCCAGGGGCACCGGCTGGCCGCCGTCCCCGTCCATGCTCAGCCAGTCGCGCGGGTACTCGGTGCGCTCGCCCGCCAGCGCCACGCCCAGCAGCGTCAGGCTTCCCCGCGGGCCGAACCGCGTCACCGTTCCCACGTCGAACGACTGCCGCTTCTCGGCGAAGTACGTGCGGCGGACACCCCCATCCTCCCGCGGCACGAAGAACTCGAAGTTGCGCTCCATCCGCTCGAACTGCTGGCGCCAGGCCCAGCGCCCGTTCTCGCCGCGGAACGGGTACGCCAGCCGCTGCGTGACGGCCACGCCCACCGGCGTGCGCTCCAGCCCCACCTCGGCGTCCACCTGCGTTCCGAACAGCTGCGGGGTGGATACGGCGCCGCCGTACACCCGCTCCCGCTGGTACTCCTTGGCGAACAGGCTGATCTGCAGTCCCCTGCCCAGCACGTTCTCTTCGCGGAACTCCACCCCGATCAGCCCCCACCCGTCGGAGTCGCCGTCCATCTGCGGCTCCAGCCGGGTAGACCACTCGTCGCGGGTGCGCACCACCACGTGCCAGTCGCCGTCCGGCTGCCGCACGCCGAAGACGCTGGCGTCGGCCAGGAACGGAAAGCTGCGCAGGGTGCGCTCGGAGTCTGCAAGGAGCGCGGAGCGGTAGCACTCGCCCGCCTCGAACAGCAGCTCGCGGGCGATGATGGACTCGCGGGTGCGCAGGTGCATGTCGTTCGCCGCGCGGTACACGCGGCTCAGGCGGGGCTCCAGATCGGGGCTGCCCAGCTCGAACACGTCGCCTGCGTCGATGAAGACCTCGGACACGCGGCCATCGGAGCACCCGCCGTCCTGGGCCGCCGCCGGAAGCGCGGCCCCAAGGGCCAGCGCGGGCAGCGCCAGGCGCGCAACGACGGCGTAGATGCGTGAACCGGGCACGCGGATTCTGGTCAGGGCGTTTTGCGGCCGCGGATGAACGCCGGGGCCGGGTGGGTCGGGGAGCGTGATGTACCCACCGCACGGGGGCAATGTTCGGGCCGGGTCTCCGGGTGCCACAAAACGAACGGGGCTCCCACCCGGGAGCCCCGCCGCACCGTGGTAGGTCAACACGTTTGCCGGAACGAGCGACGGCCCGCGCTCAGGGGAGGGCGGGCCGTCATCTCGAACGCGAAGTCAAGGTTCTGGAGCTCAGTCGCCAGCCACTACGGGCACCTGGATGGATGCCGCCAATTCACTCAGCGTGGACTGCACGCGCGCGACGTCCCGGACGGCGCCGAGTTCGTTGAAGATGTCGCGCGCCCGCTCCAGGTATGCCGATGCTTCCTCGACCCCCCCGGACTGGCGCCGCAGTTCGGCGTAATCGGCCAGCGTTTCGGCCTCCAGATAGGGGTAGCCCTTCTCGCGAGAAATTTCCAGCGCCTTCTCGTAGAAGGTGAACCCGTCCTCGTCGCCTCGCGCCCGGGCGATGTTGCCACGCCCCTGGTACATGCGACCCAGGATGTACGCACTCCCGGCGGCAATCGCATGCTCTTCGGCCACTCGGCCCCACTCTTCGGCCTGGCTCACGTGACCATCACGAATGCTGAGATCCGCAAGGTCACTCGCAATGGCCGAGAGGATGGCGGGCGGGACCGGAAGCGCCCGCGCCTGGTCATAGGCCGCATGGGCCTCCTCGAACCGACCCTGCTTTTCGCGGAGTTGCGCGAGGTTGATGTGGCAGGCAGCCAGATCCACCGTGGACTCGCCGTTCTCCGCAAGCTGGAACGCGCGGGCAAGCCACTCCTCGGCTTCACCAAGGCGTGCCATACGGGTGGCGAGCATGCCCAGGTTGTAGAACAGAGGCACCAGCTCCTGCGCAAATTCCGCGGGCTCCACAGTGCCGATCAGCGCCAGCGCCTCACGGTACTTGAGTTCGGCTTCGGGCCAGCGGCCTTGCCATACGAGCACGTTGGCCGTCCCGGTGCGCGCCACCAGTTCTCCGCGCAGGTCTCCATCGTCACGAGCAAGTTGGGCACTGCGGTCATAGTACTGCGCCGCTTCCTGGAAATCGGCGAGCGCCACCGCGACACGCGCGATGCGCCGGAGCGCAAGGATTTGTGGCCCCTTTTCGATCAGAGGCAGCGCCAGCGTGAGCGCCGAACGGTAGCACTGGCGGGCGCCCTTCAGGCGCCCCGAAGCCTCCATCCGCTCACCCAACTGCACCAGCAAATCAGCGGATTCGCTGTCCCGCCCCTCGTAGTACGCCCGGAACACCGGCCGCAGGCCCTCGTACAGGCTTGTGACGTACTGGCGCAGGCTCTCTTCTGCCTCTCCGATCGACCTCTCCACATCCTCCGCCGATACGATGCGTTTGTCGACGGTCGTGTACGCGCTGGAACTGTCCCACGCCCTACCCGGGTCGGGAACAGCAGCGCGGATCACGCGTAGCCGAAGCAGCTCCAAGTCGTCCAGTTCGGGGACGAGAGCCAGGAGTTCTTCGACGGTGGACTCGGAGCGACGGAGAGAAGACATCAGCCGGGAGATCTCAGCCGCCGCCGACGATCAGCGTGCCGGTACGGTGGCTGTCAGTGGTGCCGTACGAGGAGAAGTGGTCGGTGTCGGTGCGCAGGCGCA
It includes:
- a CDS encoding Minf_1886 family protein, with translation MDGAVLAEPIMERLRKRNPAYHETAYLFILAALHFTIERVGEARHITGRELAEGARDLAIERFGLMARSVLEYWGIRTTRDLGELVFALVDCGVLVKQDGDCVRDFEGVFCFRDAFEQNYPWCCSRQTQDS
- a CDS encoding tetratricopeptide repeat protein, whose amino-acid sequence is MSSLRRSESTVEELLALVPELDDLELLRLRVIRAAVPDPGRAWDSSSAYTTVDKRIVSAEDVERSIGEAEESLRQYVTSLYEGLRPVFRAYYEGRDSESADLLVQLGERMEASGRLKGARQCYRSALTLALPLIEKGPQILALRRIARVAVALADFQEAAQYYDRSAQLARDDGDLRGELVARTGTANVLVWQGRWPEAELKYREALALIGTVEPAEFAQELVPLFYNLGMLATRMARLGEAEEWLARAFQLAENGESTVDLAACHINLAQLREKQGRFEEAHAAYDQARALPVPPAILSAIASDLADLSIRDGHVSQAEEWGRVAEEHAIAAGSAYILGRMYQGRGNIARARGDEDGFTFYEKALEISREKGYPYLEAETLADYAELRRQSGGVEEASAYLERARDIFNELGAVRDVARVQSTLSELAASIQVPVVAGD
- a CDS encoding YigZ family protein, which gives rise to MSDTFTTLAAPAEAQMREKASTFLAYAAPVESEAEARAILADRGKALWDATHHCSAWSLRGGTRRANDGGEPGGSAGPPILAAIEGAGLTDCVVIVTRYYGGTKLGVGGLVRAYGDAAAASLQAAPRRVGTYAERLAVRYAYEHTAAVMRALERGGAEEVEHGYAPEGNAGTVDFTLPRGRVQALADELREATAGAVAPERGGECVLYRNAKT